A stretch of DNA from Candidatus Polarisedimenticolia bacterium:
CCTGGACCGCGAAGATGTCGTCGAGCGTGCGGTCGTATGTCTCCGACCAGAGGTGGAAGCCGTCTTCCGCCTTCACCAGCTGCGCCGTGATGCGGATCTTGTTGCCCGCCTTGCGGACGCTCCCTTCCAGGATGTTGGAGACGCCCAGCTTGCGGGCGATGGTGCGCAGGTCTTCGTTTTTCCCCTTGAAGGCGAACGACGAGGTCCGTCCCGCCACCTTCAGCTCGGGGATCTTCACCAGCGCGTTGAGGAGCTCCTCGGTCAGACCGTCGGAGAAGTACTCCTGGTCCTTGTCGCTGCTCATGTTTGTGAAGGGAAGGACCGCGAGGGAGTTAACTTCGGCGACGGGGGCGGGGCCGGCGGTCGGCGCGGGCGCGGAAGCCGAGGGCTCGCCGGAGGCGCCGGGGGCGGCCTGGCGGCGGGTGGTGAACCAGAGAATCGCCACAACGGCAAGAACGGCCGCGCCGGCTGCTGGCCAAAGCCACCGGCGGGATCCGGCCGCCGGCGTCGGTCCGGACAGCTCCGAGCCCGATGCGGGAACGCCAGGCGAAGACGCTGGCATAACGGTCCCCGGACCGGAGGAGTGAGCGCCGGTGGGTGTCGCCCCTGAGGCGGGTCGCGCGAAGGTCGTCTCGTCCAGCTCCAGGTGGCCCGAGTCTGCTTCCTTACGCAGCTCCCGCAGCTCGTTGCGCACGTCCTTGGCGCTCTGAAACCTCTCCTCCGGATCCTTCTTGAGGCAGTGATCGATGATGCGCGCCAGTTGGCGGGGGGCGTCACGGCGGGCTTCGGTCACGGGCCGTGGAATGTCGCGGAGGATCGAAGAGATGGTCTCGGCCGACGTCTTGCCGCCGAACGGCCGGTGGCCGGTCGCCATTTCGTAGAGCACCACGCCCAGCGAGAAGATGTCGGTGCGGGCGTCGACCTCCTGGCTGTTCACCTGCTCCGGCGACATGTAGGGCGCCGTTCCCATCACCATGCCTTCGGCGGTCAGCGGCTGCGACACACCAACACGACCCGTAGGCGCCGAGGTCGGTGTGTCTTCCTGCGGGGGTGCAGGCGAACGGCCTGCCCGCGGTCCGACCAGGGCCAGCTTCGCCAGTCCGAAATCCAGCACCTTCACCCGTCCGTCCTTCGTGATCATCACGTTGGCCGGCTTCAGGTCCCGGTGAATGATCCCCTTCTCATGCGCCGCGGCCAGCGCGTCGGCCAGCGCGATGCCGATGTCGAACACCCGGGTCAGAGGCATCCCGGGCGGGGGAATCTCCTGGTCCAGGCTGCTCCCTTCGACCAGCTCCATGGTGAGGAA
This window harbors:
- a CDS encoding protein kinase; the encoded protein is MPVEPGKTLGHYRIERPIGQGGMGEVFLAEDTKLDRKVALKVLPDDMAADPDRLARFQREAKAVAALSHPHIVTLFSVEEDRGTHFLTMELVEGSSLDQEIPPPGMPLTRVFDIGIALADALAAAHEKGIIHRDLKPANVMITKDGRVKVLDFGLAKLALVGPRAGRSPAPPQEDTPTSAPTGRVGVSQPLTAEGMVMGTAPYMSPEQVNSQEVDARTDIFSLGVVLYEMATGHRPFGGKTSAETISSILRDIPRPVTEARRDAPRQLARIIDHCLKKDPEERFQSAKDVRNELRELRKEADSGHLELDETTFARPASGATPTGAHSSGPGTVMPASSPGVPASGSELSGPTPAAGSRRWLWPAAGAAVLAVVAILWFTTRRQAAPGASGEPSASAPAPTAGPAPVAEVNSLAVLPFTNMSSDKDQEYFSDGLTEELLNALVKIPELKVAGRTSSFAFKGKNEDLRTIARKLGVSNILEGSVRKAGNKIRITAQLVKAEDGFHLWSETYDRTLDDIFAVQ